The Penaeus vannamei isolate JL-2024 unplaced genomic scaffold, ASM4276789v1 unanchor4774, whole genome shotgun sequence genomic sequence GACGGAAGGAATTAGCGCTGACGAAGGAGCGTATCGACAGCGAGTCAATAAACGGCGAGGCATTCGTGGGCGGTCGGGGCGGTCGGGGCGGTCGGAGCGGTCGGAGCGgtgtgggcggtgtgggcggtCGGGGCGGTCTGGGCGGTCGGGGCGGTCGGGGCGGTTGGGGCGGTGTGGGCGGTCGGGGCGGTCTGGGCGGTCGGGGCGGTCGGGGCGGTCGGAGCGGTCGGAGCGgtgtgggcggtgtgggcggtCGGGGCGGTCTGGGCGGTCGGGGCGGTCTGGGCGGTTGGGGCGGTGTGGGCGGTCGGGGCGGTCTGGGC encodes the following:
- the LOC138861343 gene encoding uncharacterized protein; its protein translation is MQTTPSNQFAPTAQTAQTAPTAHTAPTAQTAPTAQTAPTAHTAHTAPTAPTAPTAPTAQTAPTAHTAPTAPTAPTAQTAPTAHTAHTAPTAPTAPTAPTAHECLAVY